A part of Tardiphaga sp. vice304 genomic DNA contains:
- a CDS encoding S1 family peptidase — protein sequence MTEIDAFSLTTVPVEQLANNTSMGNATAFVWKQGAQHYLITNWHVVTGRNTRTRVLETPAAPDTLRCLFNIRIGDFGKQKWDIRIRDENHQPSWLIRPGMPGVDVVAIPIPMTGNDPVINMYPINTLLSKPLRVKIGMDVFVLGYPFGNAPPAFPVWKRGSIASEPDIVRMTTGYYLVDTASRPGMSGAPVILQNWTNDYVEGSVRAFNDMPATNFIGVYSGRLHSAKEEAQIGMVWHASFVEEIIAMNTLDT from the coding sequence GTGACTGAGATAGACGCATTTTCCTTAACCACGGTTCCTGTTGAGCAGCTTGCTAACAATACCTCGATGGGAAATGCGACCGCTTTCGTCTGGAAGCAGGGTGCCCAGCACTACCTGATAACGAATTGGCATGTAGTCACAGGTAGAAATACAAGAACCCGAGTTCTTGAAACCCCGGCTGCGCCCGACACGCTTCGATGTCTTTTCAATATCCGCATCGGAGATTTCGGAAAGCAAAAATGGGACATTCGAATTCGAGATGAAAATCATCAACCTTCGTGGCTCATTCGGCCCGGTATGCCCGGCGTCGATGTTGTGGCGATCCCCATTCCGATGACAGGAAACGATCCGGTCATAAACATGTACCCAATCAATACTCTTCTTTCGAAGCCGCTCAGAGTAAAAATTGGAATGGATGTCTTTGTACTTGGCTATCCGTTCGGAAATGCGCCCCCAGCTTTCCCGGTTTGGAAACGCGGTAGCATTGCCTCGGAGCCCGATATCGTTCGGATGACAACCGGCTATTATCTTGTCGATACAGCCTCCCGCCCGGGAATGTCTGGCGCGCCGGTAATTCTTCAAAACTGGACGAACGACTACGTCGAAGGGTCAGTGCGCGCGTTCAATGATATGCCAGCCACCAACTTTATCGGCGTTTACTCAGGCCGTCTGCATTCGGCAAAGGAAGAAGCCCAGATTGGAATGGTATGGCATGCGTCGTTTGTTGAAGAAATCATCGCGATGAACACGCTTGATACCTGA